Proteins found in one Melospiza georgiana isolate bMelGeo1 chromosome 1, bMelGeo1.pri, whole genome shotgun sequence genomic segment:
- the TPMT gene encoding thiopurine S-methyltransferase → MAVSLSLRALPGDMDHSAHPSGLLEASDVGSQKERVVTEEEWLEKWEMGNIGFHKEEGHPLLQKYLDVLLNGRSGLRIFFPLCGKAVEMKWLADMGHSVVGVEISEQAVKDFFSEHSLPYCEEPVPEISGAKMFQSTSGNISLYCCSIYDLSSSIIGKFDGVWDRGALVAVNPCDRQR, encoded by the exons ATGGCTGTGTCGCTTTCG CTACGAGCACTCCCTGGAGATATGGACCACTCAGCGCATCCATCCGGGCTCCTGGAAGCCTCTGATGTTGGGTCTCAGAAGGAGAGAGTGGTGACAGAGGAGGAATGGctagaaaaatgggaaatgggtAACATCGGGTTTCACAAGGAAGAAGGGCATCC GCTCCTCCAAAAGTATCTGGATGTTCTTTTAAATGGCAGGAGTGGACTGAGGATATTTTTCCCACTTTGTGGTAAAGCAGTAGAGATGAAATG GCTGGCGGACATGGGGCACAGCGTTGTTGGTGTGGAAATCAGTGAGCAAGCAGTGAAGGACTTTTTTTCAGAGCACAGTCTGCCTTATTGTGAGGAGCCAGTCCCTGAGATTTCAGGAGCAAAAATGTTCCAG AGTACCTCTGGCAACATTTCCCTCTACTGCTGCAGTATTTATGACTTGTCCAG CTCAATAATTGGCAAGTTTGATGGGGTTTGGGACAGAGGAGCTCTCGTAGCTGTGAATCCATGTGACAGACAACGGTGA
- the NHLRC1 gene encoding E3 ubiquitin-protein ligase NHLRC1 has translation MAAEDEAELSLLECRVCFEPYGPDGQRRPLNLPCGHVLCRGCVGALAGAERQRLECPFCRRLCGPADTSECRPLLQLLELLGPAGGGLASALGRSGGAAAAAAPAGLGLRLCLGGWGSLVNPTGVAACPGSGRLAVAHDGKKRIHVFGPSGFCLRRFGERGDANNDIKYALDVTVTSDGHVVVTDGGDCSVKAFDSEGRGVLAVREGFCLPWGLDAAAKSEVILTDSEAGALYRLAADFQRGELKKCQMIRSRLVSPRAVAVCQSSGAVVVVEHLKARGPSKGSTRVTILSAEMDLIGQVDSFGLNLVFPSRIYATAVAFDREGRVIVTDVCSRAVICLGKPEEFPSFNPLISHGLSYPVGLTYTANNSLVVLDSGDHSVKVYSST, from the coding sequence ATGGCGGCGGAGGACGAGGCGGAGCTGAGCCTGCTGGAGTGCCGGGTGTGCTTCGAGCCGTACGGCCCCGACGGGCAGCGGCGGCCGCTCAACCTGCCCTGCGGGCACGTCCTCTGCCGGGGCTGCGTGGGGGCCCTGGCCGGCGCCGAGCGCCAGAGGCTGGAGTGTCCCTTCTGCCGGCGGCTCTGCGGGCCCGCCGACACCAGCGAGTGCCgcccgctgctgcagctgctggagctcctgggccCCGCCGGCGGCGGCCTCGCCTCGGCCCTGGGCAggagcggcggcgcggcggcggcggcggcccccgCGGGGCTCGGGCTGCGGCTGTGCCTGGGGGGCTGGGGGTCGCTGGTGAACCCCACCGGAGTGGCGGCCTGCCCCGGGTCCGGCCGCCTGGCCGTGGCACACGACGGCAAGAAGAGGATCCACGTCTTCGGGCCGAGCGGGTTCTGCCTGCGGCGGTTCGGGGAGCGGGGGGACGCGAACAACGACATCAAGTACGCGCTCGATGTGACGGTCACGTCGGACGGACACGTGGTGGTCACCGACGGCGGGGACTGCTCCGTGAAAGCCTTCGATTCTGAGGGAAGGGGGGTCCTGGCCGTGCGGGAAGGCTTCTGTTTGCCCTGGGGCTTGGATGCCGCCGCCAAGAGCGAAGTGATCCTGACCGACTCGGAGGCTGGCGCGCTGTACCGCTTGGCGGCCGACTTCCAAAGGGGGGAATTAAAGAAGTGCCAGATGATCCGTTCCCGGCTTGTCAGCCCCAGAGCTGTCGCTGTCTGCCAGAGCTCGGGAGCTGTCGTGGTAGTAGAGCACCTGAAAGCCAGAGGTCCGAGCAAGGGCAGCACCCGAGTGACGATACTCAGTGCGGAGATGGATCTCATCGGCCAGGTGGACAGCTTCGGTCTGAACCTCGTTTTCCCCTCCAGAATATACGCTACGGCTGTGGCCTTTGACAGAGAAGGTCGTGTTATAGTAACAGATGTTTGTAGCCGGGCTGTCATATGCTTAGGGAAACCTGAGGAATTTCCTAGCTTTAACCCTCTAATTAGCCACGGGCTTTCTTACCCTGTCGGACTGACTTACACGGCAAACAACTCCCTCGTCGTTTTAGACAGCGGTGATCATTCAGTGAAAGTATATAGCTCTACCTGA